The following are from one region of the Rhodopirellula sp. P2 genome:
- a CDS encoding sulfatase, whose amino-acid sequence MSEIRTIRLWVGLLLAFCWNACLVSTATAEQPHILFIMADDMGWKDLHCQGNEVLRTPNIDALAEAGVRFDNAYAGSTVCTPTRASLMTGLAPARLHITQHGADSKSFWPEDRLIQPPPTNHELPHETTTMAERLKAAGYTTGFFGKWHLGGDKKYWPTEHGFDVNVGGCGLGGPPTYFDPYRIPALPPRKEGEYLTDRLADETIAFMRREKDQPMFVCLWTYNPHYPFEAPEDLIEHYKGKEGPGLKNPIYGGQIEATDRGVGRVLRELDSLGIADETLVVFTSDNGGWSGATDNRPLREGKGYLFEGGLRVPLIVRWPGVTEAATVNETPVVSMDLTATILDAAGVSLASGESLDGESLRPLFSGGELERDALYFHYPHFAFHKDNRPGSAIRSGPYKLILRHDDDSVELYDLQKDLSETNDLAAVHPEVALNLKGRLLEWLEATGAGIPEKR is encoded by the coding sequence ATGAGTGAGATTCGAACGATTCGTTTATGGGTGGGGTTGCTGTTGGCGTTTTGCTGGAACGCCTGCTTGGTTTCAACCGCGACAGCGGAGCAACCACACATCCTGTTCATCATGGCGGATGACATGGGATGGAAGGATTTGCACTGCCAGGGCAACGAGGTGTTGCGGACGCCAAACATCGATGCGTTGGCAGAAGCGGGGGTGCGTTTCGACAATGCCTACGCCGGATCCACGGTTTGCACTCCGACACGCGCGTCCTTGATGACGGGCTTGGCACCCGCGAGATTGCATATCACCCAACATGGGGCGGATAGCAAATCTTTCTGGCCGGAAGATCGTCTGATTCAACCTCCGCCGACCAATCATGAACTGCCGCACGAGACCACGACCATGGCGGAGCGATTGAAAGCGGCAGGGTACACCACCGGTTTCTTTGGCAAATGGCATCTGGGCGGCGACAAAAAGTACTGGCCGACGGAGCACGGTTTTGATGTGAACGTTGGTGGTTGCGGGCTGGGTGGACCACCGACTTACTTTGATCCTTATCGCATTCCCGCGTTGCCGCCTCGCAAGGAAGGCGAATATCTCACCGATCGGTTGGCGGATGAAACGATTGCGTTCATGCGTCGCGAAAAAGACCAGCCGATGTTCGTGTGCCTGTGGACTTACAACCCTCACTATCCGTTCGAGGCACCGGAGGACCTGATCGAGCATTACAAAGGCAAAGAAGGTCCCGGTCTGAAGAATCCCATTTATGGTGGTCAGATCGAAGCCACTGATCGTGGCGTCGGACGTGTGCTGCGTGAGTTGGACTCACTGGGAATCGCAGACGAAACCCTGGTGGTGTTCACCAGTGACAACGGTGGTTGGTCGGGTGCGACCGACAACCGACCGCTGCGAGAAGGCAAGGGATATCTGTTCGAGGGCGGACTGCGGGTGCCATTGATCGTCCGTTGGCCCGGCGTGACCGAAGCGGCGACGGTGAACGAAACTCCTGTGGTCAGCATGGACCTGACGGCGACGATCTTGGACGCCGCGGGGGTGAGTCTCGCCAGTGGTGAGTCCCTCGATGGCGAATCATTGCGGCCGTTGTTCAGCGGTGGCGAGCTGGAACGGGATGCGTTGTACTTCCACTACCCACACTTTGCATTTCACAAAGACAATCGACCCGGTTCGGCGATTCGAAGCGGTCCATACAAGCTCATTCTCCGTCATGACGACGATTCGGTCGAACTGTACGACTTGCAGAAAGACCTGAGTGAGACCAACGATCTGGCCGCAGTCCACCCAGAAGTGGCTCTGAATTTGAAGGGGCGGCTGTTGGAATGGCTGGAGGCAACCGGCGCTGGAATCCCTGAAAAGCGATAG
- a CDS encoding glycosyltransferase, giving the protein MTIAIAFCWGVFVIVAIQAAFSLVFVVLMSRRARLSEPSFTPKAAIILCLRGADPFLRQCLQHLLDQDYPKFQLHVVVDSEEDPSRAILGDFESDDRVRVSVLHDPPETCSLKCGAIVQVIRELDPSFEVVALCDADTVPHRTWLAELAAPLQDPTVAVTTGNRWYQPQDPTGASLVRYLWNIPAAINMIVFRIAWGGSLLIRRQVIDEAGLLKKWSHAFCEDTMLDRVLRRHGYRQVFVPNVMVVNRETCTFADLMNWVPRQLLTAKLYHSSWPATVGYGIISSAIPFLAAVVAIVGWLQSDLDSVWVAFFAFLAFEISNVVLVLMCETSFHRSGSHGGTATNGLTGASLVKLPFWIVVSQIVSPFWFCKCFLTTSVKWRGIVYHIRGNKIQRGPHTSYSEPMPETRSL; this is encoded by the coding sequence GTGACGATTGCCATCGCTTTTTGTTGGGGTGTGTTCGTCATTGTCGCGATTCAGGCTGCTTTTTCGCTGGTCTTTGTCGTACTGATGTCACGACGGGCCCGGTTGTCTGAACCGAGCTTCACACCCAAAGCCGCGATCATCCTGTGTCTCCGCGGTGCGGATCCATTTTTGAGGCAGTGCCTTCAACACTTGCTCGATCAGGATTACCCAAAGTTTCAGTTGCATGTGGTCGTGGACAGCGAAGAGGATCCTTCGCGAGCCATTCTGGGCGACTTTGAATCGGACGATCGAGTGCGGGTCAGCGTCTTGCATGATCCGCCGGAGACATGCAGCCTGAAGTGCGGTGCGATTGTTCAGGTGATTCGAGAACTGGATCCATCGTTTGAGGTTGTCGCATTGTGTGATGCGGACACCGTTCCCCACCGAACGTGGTTGGCCGAGCTTGCGGCACCGCTTCAAGACCCAACGGTGGCGGTCACAACGGGCAATCGTTGGTACCAACCTCAGGATCCAACCGGGGCATCCTTGGTTCGATACCTCTGGAACATTCCCGCCGCCATCAACATGATCGTCTTTCGGATCGCCTGGGGCGGAAGCCTGCTCATTCGGCGGCAGGTGATCGACGAAGCCGGTTTGCTGAAGAAATGGTCGCACGCATTCTGCGAAGACACGATGCTCGATCGAGTCTTGCGCCGCCACGGTTATCGACAGGTCTTTGTTCCCAATGTGATGGTCGTGAACCGGGAAACGTGCACCTTCGCCGATTTGATGAACTGGGTGCCGCGGCAATTGTTGACTGCGAAGCTTTATCATTCGAGTTGGCCGGCGACGGTTGGCTACGGCATCATCTCGTCGGCCATTCCGTTTCTAGCGGCGGTGGTTGCGATCGTGGGATGGCTGCAATCGGACTTGGACTCGGTGTGGGTCGCCTTCTTTGCATTTCTGGCTTTCGAGATTTCGAATGTGGTGCTGGTGTTGATGTGTGAAACCAGCTTTCATCGAAGCGGATCTCACGGCGGGACCGCAACGAATGGATTGACCGGGGCGTCGCTCGTGAAACTGCCGTTTTGGATTGTCGTCAGCCAGATCGTCTCGCCGTTTTGGTTTTGCAAGTGTTTCTTGACGACGAGCGTGAAGTGGCGTGGCATCGTCTATCACATTCGCGGGAACAAGATCCAACGAGGACCGCATACGTCGTATTCCGAGCCCATGCCGGAGACTCGATCGCTGTGA
- a CDS encoding TolC family protein: MRTLRSFELTHQAIALMLIAVVTTSFPGCRTAVPRAPQQSGMTASDWSAISLEKPVGEAAAEQPNLPSEIATVSHFESVGQRSPPTADEFDQLTPWHLSLDEAIQLALGNSQVIRDQGGRVLSYPDMVRTTLDPAVLRNDPNLGLDASLSAFDAQFQSSFVWNGDGNSVNSAFSNGQFGVFSQPETLARLGVGRILHSGTQVSIGSIGGYDEDLAGGLYAAYGAEVRHPLMRGSGTEINEIAGPLAKPGVYRGIRIAQIEHQQVSLEVEQAVSELVRDVSIVYWELFFAYQDLAAKRAAMENTRQAWRLEQQRVEQRVSPPDVEALARQQFYSAEAAVRNAICGTIPGQTGVYNVEFQLRTLLALPACDDRLIQPIGPPLQAPIRFDWRESDALAQGSRIELRKQQAVIAKRVLEIKAAKNLQRPQLDFIGQYRRLADDPTNDTELFGSALQGWQVGVDYSRPVANRRENAAVRHAQLQLQRERAIAEEQRRQISAQLRTTFIDLDRAYGTMNSMAKSQEASQIRLAAQSQRHAEGDIQVEDVLEAQIRATKAETEFQRSLVDYNLAFIKVHHARGTLLQAMGVGFGQPTIDECRFALNSASVFARPENLDNNVTGTRIASPSATQRNVPPQSGTFR; this comes from the coding sequence ATGCGTACTTTGCGATCATTCGAATTGACTCACCAAGCGATTGCTCTGATGCTGATCGCAGTGGTGACCACCAGCTTCCCGGGATGCCGGACGGCGGTCCCGCGTGCGCCGCAACAATCAGGGATGACGGCATCGGATTGGTCTGCGATTTCGCTTGAGAAGCCGGTTGGGGAAGCTGCCGCTGAGCAGCCAAACCTGCCATCTGAAATCGCGACGGTTTCGCATTTCGAATCCGTGGGGCAGCGATCGCCGCCCACAGCTGACGAGTTTGATCAGCTGACGCCTTGGCATTTGTCGTTGGACGAAGCGATTCAGTTGGCGCTCGGGAACAGCCAAGTCATTCGGGACCAAGGCGGCCGAGTGTTGTCGTACCCGGACATGGTGCGAACCACATTGGATCCGGCGGTGCTTCGCAACGATCCGAATTTGGGGCTCGACGCGAGCCTGTCCGCCTTTGATGCCCAGTTCCAATCGAGCTTTGTTTGGAACGGCGATGGCAACTCAGTCAATTCCGCGTTCTCAAACGGCCAATTTGGCGTCTTTTCTCAACCCGAGACGCTGGCGAGGTTGGGTGTTGGCCGCATCCTGCATTCGGGAACGCAGGTGTCGATCGGCAGCATCGGTGGCTATGACGAGGATCTGGCCGGCGGGCTGTATGCGGCTTATGGAGCCGAAGTTCGGCATCCGCTGATGCGAGGATCGGGAACCGAGATCAACGAGATCGCTGGCCCGTTGGCGAAACCTGGGGTGTACCGAGGCATTCGGATTGCCCAGATTGAACATCAGCAGGTCAGCCTCGAAGTGGAGCAGGCTGTTTCTGAATTGGTGCGTGATGTCTCGATCGTCTATTGGGAGTTGTTCTTCGCCTACCAAGATTTAGCGGCCAAGCGGGCGGCGATGGAAAACACTCGCCAAGCGTGGCGATTGGAGCAGCAACGTGTTGAACAACGAGTCAGTCCGCCTGACGTGGAAGCCTTGGCGAGGCAGCAGTTCTATTCTGCCGAGGCCGCTGTTCGCAACGCAATCTGCGGCACGATTCCAGGGCAAACGGGCGTCTACAACGTTGAGTTCCAACTGCGGACGTTGCTCGCGCTTCCGGCTTGCGATGACCGGTTGATTCAACCCATCGGGCCTCCACTGCAGGCACCCATTCGGTTTGATTGGCGCGAAAGCGACGCGTTGGCACAAGGCAGCCGAATCGAGCTTCGGAAACAACAGGCGGTCATCGCCAAGCGTGTTCTCGAAATCAAAGCCGCGAAGAACTTGCAACGACCCCAACTGGATTTCATCGGACAGTATCGACGACTGGCTGACGACCCAACCAATGACACTGAACTGTTTGGCAGTGCGTTGCAAGGTTGGCAGGTGGGGGTCGACTACAGTCGGCCGGTGGCGAACCGCCGAGAGAACGCTGCGGTGCGACATGCCCAGCTTCAACTGCAGCGCGAGCGAGCGATTGCAGAGGAACAACGCCGGCAGATCTCGGCGCAGCTTCGCACCACGTTCATCGATCTGGATCGTGCGTATGGCACCATGAACTCGATGGCAAAGAGCCAGGAAGCGTCACAGATTCGATTGGCTGCTCAATCGCAACGGCATGCCGAGGGCGACATCCAAGTGGAAGACGTGTTGGAAGCTCAGATCCGAGCGACCAAGGCGGAGACCGAATTCCAACGCAGTTTGGTCGACTACAACTTGGCGTTTATCAAGGTTCACCACGCTCGAGGCACATTGCTGCAAGCGATGGGAGTGGGCTTTGGTCAGCCGACGATCGATGAATGTCGCTTCGCGTTGAACTCCGCTTCGGTGTTCGCCCGACCTGAAAACCTCGACAACAATGTGACTGGCACTCGGATCGCCAGCCCATCCGCAACGCAGCGAAATGTGCCACCACAATCTGGCACGTTCCGTTGA
- a CDS encoding efflux RND transporter periplasmic adaptor subunit encodes MSHPAKNHSLSSRLLIGMLAVGCLLFAAIGLRLFSQRNELPELRTVDVERRDLVITVGTTGTIEPDEVVQVGPDVAGKIVRFGIDSRDPNKPLGVGSRVAKGTVLFQLDTQQYEIGLEKAHAAYRLAAADLVRLEAQHQQSQRNLDRANRLRSTNSQSVYDEIVTANEMATAMLAVGQAKLEEAEAEVHHAQVSLENTNIRSPIDGIVIDRRANLGQYVSVGHPGLFLLAKDLDQMQIRASVSESDIGKVKQGQPVTFAVDAHRDQVMTGHVKEILLNARMHGNFVTYDVIVAIDPTDLNLLPHMTTDVEFEITKREQAWLVPTGALQWWPESEQMEQSIATDLISPSDDSNGPGQGDTAYVWVPAEDGKVRPISVLVGIDDGVQTEVIGTGLAPDSPVVVGEVKRTTLARIIPKVKTLR; translated from the coding sequence TTGAGTCACCCCGCTAAAAATCACTCGCTGTCTTCCCGTCTCCTGATTGGCATGCTTGCCGTTGGCTGCCTGCTTTTCGCAGCGATCGGATTGCGTCTGTTCAGCCAACGCAACGAGTTGCCGGAACTACGTACCGTGGATGTCGAACGCCGTGACCTTGTGATCACCGTCGGCACCACAGGGACCATTGAACCAGACGAAGTCGTCCAAGTGGGCCCCGACGTCGCGGGGAAGATTGTTCGCTTTGGAATCGACTCCCGCGATCCAAACAAACCCCTTGGTGTCGGTTCGCGAGTCGCCAAGGGCACCGTGCTCTTCCAACTGGATACCCAGCAATACGAGATTGGTTTGGAAAAGGCCCATGCCGCCTATCGCTTGGCGGCTGCCGATTTGGTTCGCTTGGAGGCACAGCATCAACAATCTCAACGAAACCTCGATCGAGCCAATCGCCTGCGTTCGACCAACTCACAAAGCGTCTACGACGAGATCGTCACCGCCAATGAAATGGCCACCGCCATGCTCGCGGTTGGGCAAGCCAAGTTGGAGGAAGCCGAAGCAGAGGTTCATCACGCCCAGGTGAGCCTGGAAAACACAAACATTCGCTCCCCCATCGACGGCATCGTGATCGATCGACGAGCCAACCTGGGACAGTATGTCAGCGTCGGTCACCCGGGGCTCTTTCTGCTGGCCAAGGACCTGGACCAAATGCAAATCCGGGCGTCCGTGAGTGAGAGCGACATCGGCAAAGTGAAACAAGGCCAACCCGTCACCTTCGCCGTTGACGCCCATCGCGATCAAGTGATGACGGGCCATGTGAAAGAGATCTTGCTCAACGCCCGGATGCACGGCAACTTCGTGACCTACGACGTGATCGTGGCGATTGACCCAACCGACCTGAACCTCTTGCCGCACATGACCACGGACGTTGAATTTGAAATCACCAAGCGTGAACAAGCATGGCTGGTGCCGACCGGCGCCCTCCAGTGGTGGCCGGAATCCGAACAGATGGAACAGTCCATCGCCACCGATTTGATCTCACCCAGCGACGATTCCAACGGTCCCGGCCAAGGAGACACCGCCTACGTTTGGGTCCCCGCTGAAGACGGAAAAGTTCGCCCGATTTCGGTTCTCGTGGGCATCGACGACGGTGTGCAGACCGAAGTGATCGGAACCGGATTGGCCCCCGATTCACCGGTCGTGGTTGGCGAAGTCAAACGCACCACGCTGGCCAGAATCATTCCGAAAGTGAAAACGCTTCGGTAA
- a CDS encoding glycosyltransferase family 2 protein, translating into MILLHLATFAFWALTGFAAVNALCTTFTLVALFRHRSETSDDADLPRVAVLLCLRGADPNLAGGLRRLMKQQYPNYEVFIVIDSETDPAWGIVKQTIDDAQRRDSSRSVSESEPTTADSRQGEAGPTSTLSQVHVSSLRQRLETCSLKCSSLVQLLDQIDDSFQVVVLADSDLESHPTWLRELVAPLADPRVGAAFGNRWFLPARGWMGSLVRQVCNAIGVVTMHLGQIPWGGSLAIRASVLKQSGLRQTLTRSIVDDGPVRVALKEQGLKLRFVPSLLMANREDCDLRFAHSFLTRQLKWTQTYMSSQWPVMLVYTLGVLGTYMAALVLAVVCLLLGLHVEASWFAAGAAVYSGTVMTLWFLLDLAARRIIRAQGEPAPRILGVQLLKIPAAMLLAVLVHVSAMICATFLKRVIWRGVTYEVHGPSEVQLLSDGVMKTSLEPANVSL; encoded by the coding sequence ATGATTCTTCTTCACCTGGCGACATTTGCGTTTTGGGCGCTCACCGGATTCGCGGCAGTCAACGCCCTGTGCACCACGTTCACGCTGGTGGCATTGTTCCGGCATCGCTCTGAGACCTCCGATGACGCGGATTTACCTCGGGTCGCTGTGCTGCTGTGTTTGCGAGGGGCCGATCCTAATCTGGCGGGTGGGCTGCGGAGGTTGATGAAACAGCAGTATCCCAACTACGAAGTCTTCATCGTCATCGATTCTGAGACGGATCCCGCTTGGGGAATCGTGAAACAGACCATTGACGATGCACAGCGACGCGACTCATCCAGGTCTGTTTCTGAATCGGAACCAACGACCGCCGATTCGAGGCAGGGCGAAGCGGGCCCCACGTCCACCCTGTCTCAGGTCCACGTGTCCTCGCTTCGCCAACGACTGGAGACCTGCAGTTTGAAGTGCAGTTCGCTGGTGCAGCTTTTGGATCAGATCGATGATTCGTTCCAGGTGGTTGTGCTTGCCGATTCTGATCTCGAAAGCCACCCCACTTGGCTGCGTGAATTGGTGGCTCCGCTGGCCGACCCGCGCGTGGGGGCTGCCTTCGGAAATCGATGGTTTCTTCCGGCCCGTGGCTGGATGGGGTCACTCGTGCGTCAGGTTTGCAATGCGATCGGCGTCGTCACCATGCATCTGGGGCAAATCCCCTGGGGAGGTTCATTGGCGATCCGCGCATCGGTGTTGAAACAGAGCGGATTGCGTCAGACACTGACCCGGTCGATCGTCGACGATGGCCCTGTCCGGGTGGCGCTCAAGGAACAGGGGTTGAAGCTTCGGTTTGTTCCATCGTTGTTGATGGCCAATCGAGAAGACTGTGATTTGCGATTCGCCCACAGCTTTCTCACTCGGCAACTGAAGTGGACGCAGACCTACATGAGCAGCCAATGGCCGGTCATGTTGGTTTACACGTTGGGAGTGCTGGGCACCTACATGGCCGCGTTGGTGTTGGCCGTGGTTTGCTTGCTGCTGGGATTGCATGTGGAAGCCTCTTGGTTTGCGGCGGGCGCAGCCGTTTACAGCGGGACGGTCATGACGCTCTGGTTTCTGTTGGATTTGGCTGCCCGCCGAATCATTCGGGCACAGGGCGAACCGGCCCCCAGAATCCTTGGGGTTCAGTTGTTGAAAATTCCCGCTGCAATGCTGTTGGCCGTTCTCGTGCATGTCTCTGCGATGATTTGTGCCACGTTTCTCAAACGAGTGATTTGGCGGGGCGTCACCTACGAAGTGCACGGGCCCAGCGAAGTTCAGTTGCTGAGCGATGGGGTGATGAAGACGTCGCTTGAGCCAGCCAACGTGTCACTTTGA
- a CDS encoding glycosyltransferase family 2 protein, whose translation MANESEGGSESPRTSRPRISVVIPVFNNAAYIEQALQSVFDQNVGNTEIIVVDDGSTDETAEVLAKFSDRIGIIRQSNSGSAVARNVGLRETTGDYVAFLDADDWFLPGKFAHQTEILDANPDLGAVHSGWKITDKNGVVTKVIEPWIDAPELDLNTWLVFKPAKLGAMLFRRDWLQKVGGFDPELLQSQDVDLLLRLSLAGCTFQWQKSPTLCYRRHRFSIIRRNGLGQVKYATMVLDKFYSNPLVPSEIKRHERSVRYYSSMWLAWHLFHIENVTAATNQLQQTRSHSKGDLRRTAHDCLYHFTSWTQSAGSDPEDVRSMIDPLGTLGDENSSDPAELTTSLHWWLSVWWHYLSENSPNAASQLQHAPPLDPDQLLKQVGFYLRTGTVPAPVQTIDRFWNDAMATGCFKSTEQHRVTELYVTLCGRALYSGDLRIAWRALLRTIRFGWHPKAWPGIVRTIKSLLVELQNSK comes from the coding sequence ATGGCGAACGAAAGCGAAGGCGGTTCGGAATCACCCCGCACATCACGACCTCGCATCAGTGTTGTGATTCCGGTCTTCAACAACGCGGCCTACATCGAGCAGGCTTTGCAAAGCGTGTTCGACCAGAACGTCGGCAACACTGAGATCATCGTGGTCGATGATGGGTCGACCGATGAAACCGCCGAAGTGCTCGCGAAATTCTCGGATCGCATTGGAATCATCCGGCAATCCAATTCGGGATCGGCTGTCGCTCGAAATGTCGGTTTGCGTGAAACCACAGGAGACTACGTGGCCTTCTTGGATGCCGACGATTGGTTTCTGCCCGGAAAGTTTGCCCACCAAACGGAGATCCTCGACGCGAATCCCGACTTGGGCGCCGTGCACAGTGGATGGAAAATCACGGACAAAAATGGCGTGGTGACCAAGGTGATTGAGCCTTGGATCGATGCTCCCGAACTCGACCTGAATACATGGCTGGTGTTCAAACCTGCCAAGCTCGGTGCGATGCTGTTTCGCCGCGATTGGCTCCAAAAAGTGGGCGGGTTTGATCCCGAGTTGCTGCAGTCTCAAGATGTCGATTTGCTGCTTCGACTGTCTCTGGCCGGCTGCACCTTTCAGTGGCAAAAATCCCCCACCCTGTGTTACCGACGCCACCGTTTCAGCATCATTCGCCGCAACGGTTTGGGCCAGGTCAAATATGCCACGATGGTGCTGGACAAGTTCTATTCAAATCCGTTGGTCCCTTCAGAGATCAAACGCCATGAACGGTCGGTGCGATACTACTCCAGCATGTGGCTGGCCTGGCACCTCTTCCACATTGAAAACGTGACGGCTGCCACGAATCAACTTCAACAAACACGCTCGCATTCGAAAGGCGATCTTCGACGCACCGCTCACGACTGTTTGTATCACTTCACAAGTTGGACGCAGTCAGCCGGTTCAGATCCGGAAGACGTCCGATCGATGATCGATCCCTTGGGAACCCTTGGCGATGAGAATTCATCGGATCCCGCGGAACTGACCACTTCACTGCATTGGTGGCTTTCAGTCTGGTGGCACTACCTTTCGGAAAACAGTCCGAACGCAGCGTCGCAACTCCAACACGCTCCGCCCCTTGATCCGGATCAGCTGCTGAAACAAGTCGGCTTTTATCTGCGAACCGGTACAGTGCCCGCGCCAGTCCAAACGATTGATCGATTTTGGAACGACGCGATGGCGACAGGATGCTTCAAGTCGACCGAACAACATCGGGTGACAGAACTTTACGTGACACTGTGTGGTCGTGCGTTGTATTCCGGCGACTTGAGAATTGCTTGGCGGGCGTTGTTGCGAACCATCCGATTCGGTTGGCATCCCAAAGCGTGGCCGGGCATCGTTCGTACGATCAAGTCGCTTCTGGTTGAGCTTCAAAACTCAAAGTGA
- a CDS encoding chromosome condensation protein, protein MPLTYPLTHFEELMLHQDSNAFPTNCFVRMRFRGRLDERGFRAAALVAVARHPLLHARVQRHRGRYRWQVDEPAPEISWCDGTVNQQPTFHRLNLESEHGLKLAVCLQEHESELMVQFHHACCDGLAIFQVVHELLLAYAMEIDGNADVSLPEIDLSLLQNRGSLGLTAGRFLRLVSRQAVGLRGVWQFLTRKPSHLLPHRVPQRAEPAPLSFPSVMAHHFEPEVSTGLRRAAKRAKVTQNDLLIRDLFLALEEFRRAQGVDEPTSWLRLMIPVSLRQKHQYQAPAANIVSSVFLDRRAIDMEEPEHLLQDLSEEMGLIKRRHLNYLFLYSLWGQRILPRGLERTARPKRCQTTVVFTNLSRVFARSPLPRQDGRLQCGDVVLMHVEAIPPIARHLNAALGVSWYANQMTITLHHDPRAVSHEAAGELLGGLVRRMRESAKAK, encoded by the coding sequence ATGCCGCTCACCTATCCGCTGACCCATTTCGAAGAGCTGATGCTGCATCAAGACAGCAACGCTTTTCCGACGAACTGCTTTGTTCGCATGCGGTTCCGCGGGCGCCTGGATGAACGTGGTTTCCGTGCGGCGGCACTCGTTGCGGTGGCGCGGCACCCATTGTTACATGCCCGGGTGCAGCGACATCGTGGGCGATATCGCTGGCAGGTTGACGAGCCCGCACCTGAGATCTCTTGGTGCGATGGGACCGTTAACCAGCAGCCGACATTTCACCGATTGAACCTCGAGTCGGAACACGGATTGAAACTGGCGGTTTGTTTGCAGGAGCATGAATCCGAGTTGATGGTCCAATTTCATCATGCCTGTTGTGATGGACTCGCGATCTTTCAGGTGGTTCATGAATTGCTGTTGGCCTATGCCATGGAGATCGATGGGAACGCAGACGTTTCGCTTCCGGAGATCGACCTCAGTTTGCTTCAGAACCGCGGTTCGCTTGGATTGACCGCGGGGAGGTTTCTTCGACTTGTCTCTCGCCAAGCCGTTGGCCTTCGCGGGGTCTGGCAGTTTTTGACGAGAAAGCCATCGCATCTGCTGCCGCATCGTGTGCCCCAACGCGCTGAACCCGCTCCGCTGAGTTTTCCGTCGGTGATGGCCCATCACTTTGAACCGGAGGTTTCGACTGGCCTGCGACGAGCCGCGAAACGAGCCAAAGTGACCCAGAACGACCTGTTGATCCGGGACCTGTTTCTGGCGTTGGAGGAGTTTCGTCGAGCGCAGGGCGTTGATGAACCAACAAGCTGGTTGCGATTGATGATTCCGGTCAGCTTGCGACAAAAGCACCAGTACCAGGCACCCGCTGCCAACATTGTCAGCTCCGTGTTCTTGGACCGACGAGCGATCGACATGGAGGAACCGGAGCACCTGCTGCAAGACCTCAGCGAGGAAATGGGGCTGATCAAACGTCGCCACTTGAACTATTTGTTCCTGTATTCGTTGTGGGGACAGAGGATCTTGCCGCGTGGATTGGAGCGGACTGCGAGACCGAAACGCTGCCAAACGACGGTGGTCTTCACCAACCTCAGTCGCGTTTTCGCGAGGTCACCTTTGCCGCGCCAGGACGGTCGGCTGCAATGCGGGGACGTGGTGCTGATGCATGTTGAGGCGATCCCGCCGATCGCGAGACACTTGAATGCGGCTCTGGGCGTCAGTTGGTATGCAAACCAAATGACGATCACGCTGCACCATGATCCGCGAGCGGTTTCCCACGAAGCCGCCGGCGAGTTGCTAGGTGGGTTGGTTCGACGGATGCGGGAGTCCGCGAAGGCGAAGTGA
- a CDS encoding acyl-CoA desaturase, whose protein sequence is MTHADQSVAPAASQEAESLAGDAVSEVEPYEFTEIAIPIIAMHVLALFAFVPEFITGTNVLLLMISLVVFSNGITLGYHRLLTHKSLRVPKWLEYGYVGLALCCLQESPAKWVSTHRRHHSHSDEPDDPHSPTASFWWSHVGWLLWKRKGQHEFRTDDRYCADIIADPFYALMEKYPDLPAGIYILHAGVIWLIASALFMLENSFGSAVWQGAGLVLWCVVLRTVMIWHFSWSVNSLTHCFGYQNYKTSDQSRNNWLVAIVSNGEGWHNNHHHDPASASVQHKWWEFDPTYLQIRVLKRLGLATHVIQPRQVRKSVVGLDDPSGLNKQAGS, encoded by the coding sequence ATGACCCACGCCGATCAATCGGTCGCACCTGCGGCATCGCAGGAAGCCGAGTCGCTGGCGGGGGACGCTGTCAGCGAGGTGGAGCCCTATGAGTTCACGGAAATCGCGATACCGATCATTGCCATGCATGTTTTGGCTTTGTTTGCATTCGTACCTGAATTCATCACCGGGACGAATGTGTTGTTGCTGATGATCAGCTTGGTCGTCTTCAGCAATGGAATCACGCTTGGCTACCATCGCTTGCTGACGCACAAAAGCCTGCGAGTTCCTAAGTGGTTGGAATACGGCTACGTCGGGCTCGCGTTGTGTTGTCTGCAAGAGTCGCCGGCCAAGTGGGTTTCAACGCATCGACGCCACCACAGTCATTCGGACGAGCCAGACGACCCCCATTCTCCGACGGCTAGCTTTTGGTGGTCGCACGTCGGTTGGTTGCTTTGGAAGCGAAAAGGGCAGCACGAGTTTCGCACGGATGATCGCTACTGTGCCGATATCATCGCCGATCCATTTTACGCCCTCATGGAAAAGTACCCCGATCTGCCGGCGGGAATCTACATCCTTCACGCAGGTGTGATTTGGTTGATCGCGTCAGCACTTTTCATGCTCGAAAACAGTTTCGGATCAGCGGTTTGGCAAGGTGCGGGCCTCGTGCTTTGGTGTGTCGTGTTGCGAACGGTCATGATTTGGCACTTCTCGTGGTCGGTCAATTCGCTGACCCATTGCTTCGGCTATCAAAACTACAAGACATCGGACCAAAGTCGAAACAATTGGTTGGTTGCCATCGTGAGCAACGGCGAAGGCTGGCACAACAACCATCACCATGATCCCGCGAGTGCATCGGTGCAGCACAAATGGTGGGAGTTTGACCCCACCTACCTTCAGATCCGAGTTCTCAAACGACTCGGATTGGCAACGCATGTGATCCAGCCTCGGCAAGTCCGCAAGAGTGTCGTTGGACTGGACGATCCAAGCGGTCTGAACAAGCAGGCGGGTTCGTGA